Part of the Chanos chanos chromosome 5, fChaCha1.1, whole genome shotgun sequence genome, cattttccatctttccttgCTCTacgaggtattaggaatccgactgatgcactgattgtaagtcgctttggctaaaagcgtcttccaaataccaaattgtaattgtaattgtacctacctgactgaactcatcagggGCACTTTTGATttgctgagcacacctgatttaatcaagagcatgttaatcactaATGAGGTGTGTTcagagcaaggatagatagaagatatgcagagcaggggtcccccaggagcaggactgagaaacactgttttagACACAACCTGTTGGTTTTAGCAACTCTATAATGGTTCAGgaactgtgagaaagagagagagcgagagagacagacagacagacagacagacagacagctagacagacagaaagagacggagacagagagagagacagaaagagacagataaagacagaaacagagagagaatgagagagaatgagagagagatggacagacagacagacagaaagagacagagacagagagagacagacagagatggagagggaatgagagagagacagacagacagacagagagaaacagacagacagacagacagacagagatatggaGTTATAAATGGATATAGAGCCATGGCAAACAGGTGAAACATAGACAGTGTACACATCAGAGATAAACTGCTGGAGTGCTGCTCATTTTTTGGGCCAGAACAGCTCCATCTGTCAGTACagttactccccccccccccccccccccccccccaaaaaacccccaaaacatgaGGACTGaaagcgagggggggggggctggggcaGGACATGAGGGGAAAACACAGCATAAAAAATACCCtttggaaaatattttcagCCGTTACAGATGTAGGTCAGGACGCTGTGTACCTACATTACTGTACTTAGTTGTATGTATCTCATTTCAGTTATGTTCCTTGACAAAGGGAGCAGTACATTTCACTGTTCTTTGTATTAGTGCTAAAACCCTCTGAAATGATTTATATTGTCACGTGTCTAATATCGCTATGGATCAGTTGACTTGTTTACATGTAAAAACAGACTGCGTGGATTATATACGACTAATGTACGTTTCTGTCGCTTCAGGTTTCATTGCAGTGCTGTATGGCAATAGACGTAAAGAGAAACAACTTGTTACAATGATTTAGCCTCATATAAAGCCAATTGCACAGAAGGTATAGATTACAGGGGATAGTTTTATCACCCGGGACTAGTTCCTTGcgtttctttattaaaacagcTCTGACATTTAGGCGATGTAAAAACAGGAGACCAATTCCCCTCAGGCTACAACAGGTAAACCTCTACCTACTGCCCACTCCTCCGGCGCTGATTGGTCCGCTCCGTTCTGCCGGAGGGAGTGGTCACACGAAAGTATCCAGCATTCGCTGAACAATAAAATACCTGTTGgctaataagaaaaaaaaaaagaaagaaagaaaaaaaaagagaaggacgaggaaaaaagaaaaagataccTTAAACTCTAGTCAGTACCCTGAAGATATTCTAAGACAGAACAGCAGATCATCCTTTACCCTGAGGCGGCGACTCGTCAGAAAATCTAAACGATGGGAGTGCTACATTTAAAATTGTTAAAGCTTTTCTTATTGACCACTGCTTTATCTGAGGTAAGGTGAATATTTTAATATAGGCTCTACCTTTAATGGTAGCTGTTCaatcttttgttttgaatataaTTTAGCATCAAACCGCATATGTAGCCTAATCATTTAAATTTGCCTTTGTTTAAAGGAAGGTAAaggtatttttgtatttttgcctttgccttgtattttaaaaaaaatacagtggtGCTTTGAGTAGCTGTCGGTGCGAAAGAACCCCTGACTCAACAGACTATTCATTGgggctgggggaaaaaaaaccagacagaacCAGACCCTAAAATCTCTGTTGAGTGATGATAAAAATATTCTCTTCCTTACATGCTGATAAGACCTAATGCGGCGTGACAGCGTAATAGCTCATGAAACCGTTCACCAAGACTCTTGtgtattttattgcatttgtgtatgtgtgtgcgttcttCTACATCCTTAATTCATCCCAGTTTTGTGTTCTGCGATTTTCAGATTTGTGCCGCTCAAAATGGTAAGTTTCTTAAAAATTTTACTCAAAGAAAGTGGTAataattcacaaacacaaatggttGTGCGTTGCAGGCCGCACAGCTCACTTCACTAATTTAAATTACGCATGTCATCTACGTTAAACTGGGTTCATGTACCACACTGACACCTCACTTCTGTTTCTCAGACATTACTTTGTCGGTGTATACGGTGACCTCTAAAAGTATGACCGTGCGTTGGAGTGGTCACTCTGGTGCCAGCTCGTACAAAATCACTGCCACACCGAAAAATTCACCGGAGCCATCCGTCTTCGCGCAATTCAGCGGCAATACCGTCATGGGCTCCGTTAATTCACTGTCTCCAAATACTGTGTACACCATGCGCGTGGAGGCCATGGATAACGCGGTCAACGTGCTGAGCAGCGCAGAGACGGAGGAAACCACAGGTAAGGTTTTTTCGTTTAATCGATTCAACTGATTGTATTGTTCTGTTACGTATGTgacgttttgtttgttgtttctgtttttgttttgttctgttttgtgtgactCCAGCGCCTGAGGTCCCATCCATTGAGCAGGCGTACTCCAAACACAGCGACAGCATCACGGTTGAATTCAATGAGGTTCCTGGCGCCACCGATTACATCCTACGAGCTCAAACATTCGACGGGTTTTTCTCTGAAACATTAGTAAACAGCTCTCCCGGGACAGTGCTTAACTTGCAGCCCTACACCGACTACACCCTCAGCGTTATGTCTGTTAACAGTGGAGGGAGAAGCCAACCTTCTCTACCCGTAGAGGCAAAAACAGGTATAGTGAGCTacacggagagagggagacgagGTTCAGGTAAACCTACACAGCCTGACTGAGGTGTTTCAGCGCGGAATTTTAATGAAGGAGATGGTGAGGGCCAGCTGTTCCATTACACTGTCCCTTACCTTACAACATGTCAGAACGAATTGAAAGGATCTTATAAGATCGTTTTTAATTCGTATACTAacagttcacacacattttcttttcagttatttttttaacctttcttctcttttttgctctttgatgttttgttaTATACTGTCTATTAGTACGAATGATGGACACATGAAAGACATTAGGCGTATAATCGACACAATTACACTTACGCAACAGAGCTTTCGCCTTTTAATGGCCAACACACCCCGAACTTTCACTACGACATTTTCTATTAAATATACTGTTCACTTCAGATCATAATCAGAGCATGAAGGAGTAAACAgatatgctgttttgttttgataacaAAGAATGGTCATTTTAAACTTTTGGCCAACGTCGGGTATTAATTTCTCCTGTTTATTGTTGCTGTGGACGCCCAAAGCTTTATTGGATCTCACTGGTAACTGTATCCACCTGTGTGCTCTAGACATCATACAATATGCAAAGATAAATCCTGAGAATTGGGTTGTTTCTTGTCCCCAAGGACCAGTTTGACGGAATATAAGACGAAAGAAATTGATTCAGTTTCACACCCAGCAAGGAATTTGCCATTCTATGAAGTGCCCTCAGAGTCACGTGGCTTTTCGAAAAAAACTGTCCAAGTCTCACACAGCTGACCTTAAGGATATTCTGATGCGCAAGAACATTTTAATAcacttcaaacaaacagaccagacacacactATTTACTAGCGGTTTAAGTGTCCTAATTTTACAGTGCTTGATTAATGTGAGTGTGCTGGTAGTGTCATTGTTTGCTGATGTAATACCAGACTCACCACTGGAAGCAGTAGTTTATGAGGTGAGCCTGTTACTGAcagcattctttctctctctctctctgtctttctctctttctttctttctttctctctctctctctctctctctctctgtctttctttctttcttttggttaatttactttccctctcttttctcctcctctgtttacTTCCACTCCCGtgtcctactctctctctctctctctctccctctgtctctttctctctctcactctctctctctctctctctctctctctctctctccctcgctttctctcttcctctctttctctctttctttctctgtctctctggtagTGGTGGTTGCCCCAGCTCTCAACGCCAGTTCTCCCAGTAATGACACCATCGTAGTGAGCTGGGAGCCAGTGGAACATGCAGTTCTATACACCCTGTGTATCATCATGCAGGGCTCAGATACCAGGACCAAACTCAATACCACAGAGACCACCGTGACCTTCAGCGACCTTGAGCCTGGAACCAATTACAGCATCAAGGGCACTGCCTGGGACCCTGACGGTAACCCGGGCGATGACATGACAGTCTACCAGATCACACGTAAGgacacacatgaaaaacagacataacCGATCACAAGGTCATCACAGATGATCCCTTTTCAGTCGACAACCAAAAGAtcttcaaaatcttttttttttttttttttatgtaattctAATGCTaactttaagtgtgtgtgtgtgtgtgtgtgtgtgtgtgtacgtatgggtatggatgtttgtgtttgtgcctcCATGTTTACGTTTtgtctgtgcacatgtgcattcctgcatcccccccccccccgtctctctccctccactcttgtcttccttctctctgcctgctctccTTCAGGTCCTCCTATCCCAGCGGAGGTGCAGATATCCCTGATGCCGGGGAGGTCGTTGGGTCTGGTAGTGTTCTGGGGCAGCGTGCGCGGGGCGGACGGTTACGTCGCTCAGAGCTCCAACGGTCAGAACTGCTCCTCCACCATGGAGACCTACTGTGTCATCAGTCCGCTGGGCTGTGGGCAGAACCACACCATCACGGTCACGGCAGAGAACCAGGCCGGGCCCAGCGAACCCTCCACCCCTGAAGACCAGCTCACCTGTACGTAGAGCTGTAGACCGCCACACACGTCTGAGAAACGGTTTACATGAGTCTAAACAGTTAAATTATCAGTCATTTAAATTTATCACAGTCATAACCTTTATCACAGTCATGATCTTTATTACAACCTTTATGACAGTCATAACCTTTATCACAGTCATGATCTTTATTACAACCTTTATCACAGTCATAACCTTTATCACAGTCAAGATCTTTATCACAGTCACAATCTCTATCACAGTCATGATCTTTATTACAACCTTTATCACAATCTTTATCACAGTCATGATCTTTATCACAGTCATGATCTTCATCGTAACCTTTATCACCTTTTTTATTACAGTCATAACCTTTATCACAGTCATGATCTTTATCACAACCTTTATCACAATCTTTATCACAGTCATGATCTTTATCACAGCCATGATCTTCATCATAACCTTTATCACCTTTTTTATTACAGCCATAACCTTTATCACAGTCATGATCTTTATCACAACCTTTATCACAATCTTTATCACAGTCATGATCTTTATCACAGTCACAATCTTTATAGCAGTCGTGATCTTTATCACAATCACATTTTTTTATCACAGTCATCATCATTATTCCAATCTGTATCGATCTTTATCACAGTCATAATCTTTATCATAATCTTTATCACAGGAACAGTCTTTATCACAGGCACAGTCTTTATCAGAGTCACAATCATTATCACAGTCATCATCTTTATCAGAGTCATGATCTTTATCACAGCCATGATCTTTATCATAATCTTTATCACAGTCATGCACTTTATCACAGTCACGGTCTTTATCACAATCTCTATCACAATCAGAATCTCTATCAGGATCACAGTCTTTATCAGGACCACAGTCTTTATCAGGATCACAGTCTTTATCAGGATCACAGTCTTTATCAGGATCACAGTCTCTATCAGGATCACAGTCTTTATCAGGACCACAGTCTTTATCAGGATCACTGTCTTTATCAGGACCACAGTCTTTATCAGGATCACAGTCTTTATCAGGATCACAGTCTTTATCAGGATCACTGTCTTTATCAGGACCACAGTCTTTATCAGGAAGTGTTTTGATTTGGCAGACCCCTGTCCTCCTGACTTTATCTGGGTGGAGGAGCCAACGCCAGGCAACTGTTCGGTGGTGTGGTCCACGGTGCCGTGGGTGGATTACTACATCGCCTACGTCAAGCGGGACGACGGGGCAGAGGAACGCTGCAACACCACTCACACCTCCTGTCATTTTCAGTGCATGTGCGGCTACACCTACCTCACCACCGTGTTTGCCTACAACCAGGCTGGATCCAGTCCACCTGGCCCTGTGGTCAACTACACAACCAGTGCGTAATAACGATACCAAAATGATAAGCAGCTTCATTAGGGCTTAGTGATGACATCATATACACAAAACTACCCTTGCATGGTGTACCTGTAATATTTGGCCAACTCAGAACACAGAAAGCCAGACAGTGTAGATCAAGGCATATGCAAATCTACGCTGGGCTGTGGTTTGGCTCAAGGTCTGTTGAAACAGATCCAAGAAGCCTCGTACCAAACTGTAATccagcccaacacacacacgcacacacacacacgcacgcacgcacgcgcacgcacatccacatccacacatacacaaaacactgcacacCCCAACATTATTTAATAATTGAACTATATctgcacacatttttaaagtgGTGCAGAAAGATGAGAATTTGACGAGTTACAGAAAACTTGGCATAAGACATGTAGCTCATGTCACATAAACCATATttattattcacacacaaacagtgcctTCACCAAATTATAAATCTCATCCAATTACACATTACAGATTACCCAGATGTTACCTGGACGTTACCTGGACGTTACCCAGACGTGTAAACGATTAATAACTCTCAGTACAAATATTATATATTGcacaatgacatcatcacagaaAGACATAATCATTGTCggttcatgtttttgtgtgtgtgttttatgaatgaGGAGTTAATCACACATCTGTGCTTTCCCATCCCTCATGTCTGACTGCTCCTTCCTGTCGGCCGCAGTCCCATGCTGTCCAGAGGACGTGTCTGTGCTGTTGGTTTCCACGGAGACACTGGAGATAATGTGGTCCGCGGTGCGAGGGGCGGAGCTGTACGAGACAATCGCGGCGGACCAGAGTGACGTCATCCACTGTAACGACACGGCGCCCGTGTGCGCCCTCTCTGACCTCACCTGCaacagtgtgtacagtgtggtggTCAGGCCATGCAGTGACCTACGGGGCTGTAACAACACctgcagagcacacacacaggagaccggtatacacacacacacacacacacacacacacacaggagaccggtatacacacacatatcgtctcaaagacacacacacacacatgcacacacacaggagacctgtgtatacacacacacacacacacacacaggagactgATATGTACATACTTAATggtgcacaagcacacacagacacacaaacatataaacacacagtcatatataGACATTtaggtatatacacacataccagctcatgtatgcatacataaacatacacacacacacacacacacacacacacacacacacacacaaacagtcatatatatagacatttaggtacatacacacacttttatatgacaggaccatacacacacacaaacacagaaacacaacacacttttCCACTACCACCGTACTGTTCATTTTGcatacatttctctgtctttctttctttctctctctctctctccatctctctctctccccttagCTCCTTGTAGTCCTCAGATCATGAATGTGACCCAGACTAACTCCtccagtgtgcgtgtgtactgGAGAGCCCCTAACACTCAGGCTAACTACACTGTGACCCTCGTGGGTcgatctgacacacacacctgtcactccCGAGGGACGTCCTGCGACATCTACAGCCTGCCCTGTGGCTCCACCTACGAGGCCAGCGCCTACGCCACCACCTCCGTGGGGCGGAGCCTCCCCAGCTACACCGTTCCCTTGGAGACAGGTAGACCAAAGGGAgaagaggggaagggagggcGGAGCCCAAAGGAGGATATTTCATTACCCCTCTTTTTATTGGCTGACTAGTTTCTGGTTTTTAAAAGATGTGTACTCATTTGACTAAAATCCTTATTTTCTTCTGTGGCATATTTGTAGCACAACTTTCGGCAgctattttcatttgaaacatacTACACCGACAAAGCAGATTAGTTTTTACCACATTTACTATATTATCCTGTGGGGATTCTGTCAGGGAACAGTCACTACTGTTGACAGCGCGTCTGCTGCTGAAGTGTCATTGACTTCATCGACATTTTTAGATGGAggagaaattaaacattaaacatctatctatctatctgtctgtctgtctgtctatctgtctctctgtctctctctttaggcCCCTGCTGTCCAGCGTCTGTCAGCGTTGAACAGGTGACTCAGGCCATGACAAATGTCACATGGTCCGCCGCTGCGGGGGCACGGTCTTATGTCACCTCGCTGACCTCACCGAGAGGTCACGCCAAATGTCACACCATGGACACGCACTGCTTGATGGGATGCATCACCTGTGGAACAAACTACACGGTTACCATGGAAGCCGTCAGCGCCACGGGACACAAGTCTCAGTGCAGCTACCGCGGCTTCTCTTCCAGTGAGCactgtcaccatgacaaccacttCTACGACACAAACGGCGATAACGCACCTTATTTTGACCTCAGTTTCTTCAAAACTAAACTCACTGCACTTTCCAACCAAGCCAAATGGATGACCTCTGAGTCACATactactgtaaatatttcattacaatAATGTAGAGAAACAGACTTAACCAGCTGTCAACAAAATTAGGAATGGACATTTGAATTCACTTAGTCTGGGCTtctctgttttaatttattctgATGACCAAATAAGAGTGTCCAGAATCGGTGGTTGCAGTGATAACCCTGCTGCATGGAGCTAGCGTTTCTCCAGTACCTCATCCACAGCCTTATACTGGAGAAATACCAGTCTTTAGACTTATACTGCAGTGCCTGATTCACAGCCTCACACTGGAGAAATACCAGTCTTTAGACTTATGTCCTCACTTGAGCATCTGTAAAAAGGTAAAAAGATTCCTTCATATGTTGACAGAATTAAGTACCAAATTTCAtgttgtattaatgtgtgtgtgtgtctgtgtgtgtgtgtgtgtgtatgtgtgtgtctgtgtggtgtgtgtgtggtgtgtgtctgtgtctgtctggtgtctgtgtggtgtgtgtgtgtggtgtgtgtctgtgtctgtgtggtgtgtgtgtgcgtgtgtgtgtggtgtgtgtgtgtggtgtgtgtgtgtgtgtgtgtgtatgtttgtgtctgtgtggtgtgtgtgtgtgtgtgtgtgtgtgtgtgctgtgctctgttgaCCAAACATCCACTGCAGGGTGCTGTGTCAGAGTGCTGTGTTACCATAGCTGatagtttctctgtctgtgtgggcaGGTGCCTGCTGTCCGTCCAGCGTGCGGCTTTACCGCATGGCCAACAACACGCTCCAGGTGTACTGGCGTTCCTCTGGAAACCAGCATAACTACACCGCAGACCTGTACGGCACCAGTGCCAACTACACCTGCAGCCCCTCGCCGGGCGCCACCGCCTGCGAAGTCTCCGAAATTATGTGCGGGGAGGTCTACACCGTTGTGGTTGCCCCGGTAACACGGAACGGTACCAAAGTCACGTTCTGCCCGCGGAGGCTGTACTCAGGTACTATGTCTCATTAGTGCTTAGTAATCATATTAGCATagaatacaatacaatacaatacaatacaatacgaTACAATACGATACAATAcgatacaatacaatacaatacaatacgatacgatacaatacaatacaatacaatacaatacaatacaatacgaTGCAGTAAAAGTTCTTGTAAGATTCAGTATTTTTACAGCTTTCAATTCACAGATCTTTAGTTCCAACCTAAGTTACTTTGAGGTAAAATCTAAAGTTGATTTGTTGAAGTCGGATTCTTGTCTGTCGCATTGTGAGGAGTGTCTTAAATCAAGCCCTTTACatcaaaaacagttttcaaCAAGCACAACGTTTCAGTCATTAAAATATGCTATGTAAACCGTAAACCTCATAGTAATGTACTTATGGCTTTTCCTGTTCCTTTCCAGTTTCTTGTTCAGGGAACAGTGTAGGAATGGGTAGGTATCCCAATACAGAGCTATTCTCTCTGTAGAATCTTTGTCTTTAACATTTCATGACAGTGTTTTAATGCATAAGCCGCGTTTGTCTTGAGTTTCTTGAGTAAATCTCTCATCTTCTGTCTCTGTAGTCATTTACCGAGGGAAGAGGAGTGTGGACTAGCACAGAGGAGAGTACGGTGAGTTTGTCCTTGTGCTGGCGTAGACGTGACCGTGTGCGTTTGTCGTTGTGCTGGCATAGACGTGACCGTGTGAGTTTGTCCTTGTGCTGGAGTAGACGCGACCGTGTGTGACGTCGCCCGTTCCACAGCGTAATGTTACACGTCATCTCTGTCAGTTATGGTTTAAAGTCAAAGACAACAGCATTCTGTCAGTTATGGTTTAAAGTCAAAGACAACAGCATTCTGTCAGTTATGGTTTAAAGTCAAAGACTACAGCATTCTGTCAGTTATGGTTTAAAGTCAAAGACAACAGCATTCTGTCAGTTATGGTTTAAagtcaaaaacaacagcattctGTCAGTTATGGTTTAAAGTCAAAGACAACAGCATTCTGTCAGTTATGGTTTAAAGTCAAAGACAACAGCATTCTGCACTGGAGCTCTTTGTGTAGATGAGTCCAAAAGAAGATAATGTTAC contains:
- the fndc7a gene encoding fibronectin type III domain-containing protein 7, with translation MGVLHLKLLKLFLLTTALSEICAAQNDITLSVYTVTSKSMTVRWSGHSGASSYKITATPKNSPEPSVFAQFSGNTVMGSVNSLSPNTVYTMRVEAMDNAVNVLSSAETEETTAPEVPSIEQAYSKHSDSITVEFNEVPGATDYILRAQTFDGFFSETLVNSSPGTVLNLQPYTDYTLSVMSVNSGGRSQPSLPVEAKTVVVAPALNASSPSNDTIVVSWEPVEHAVLYTLCIIMQGSDTRTKLNTTETTVTFSDLEPGTNYSIKGTAWDPDGNPGDDMTVYQITRPPIPAEVQISLMPGRSLGLVVFWGSVRGADGYVAQSSNGQNCSSTMETYCVISPLGCGQNHTITVTAENQAGPSEPSTPEDQLTYPCPPDFIWVEEPTPGNCSVVWSTVPWVDYYIAYVKRDDGAEERCNTTHTSCHFQCMCGYTYLTTVFAYNQAGSSPPGPVVNYTTIPCCPEDVSVLLVSTETLEIMWSAVRGAELYETIAADQSDVIHCNDTAPVCALSDLTCNSVYSVVVRPCSDLRGCNNTCRAHTQETAPCSPQIMNVTQTNSSSVRVYWRAPNTQANYTVTLVGRSDTHTCHSRGTSCDIYSLPCGSTYEASAYATTSVGRSLPSYTVPLETGPCCPASVSVEQVTQAMTNVTWSAAAGARSYVTSLTSPRGHAKCHTMDTHCLMGCITCGTNYTVTMEAVSATGHKSQCSYRGFSSSACCPSSVRLYRMANNTLQVYWRSSGNQHNYTADLYGTSANYTCSPSPGATACEVSEIMCGEVYTVVVAPVTRNGTKVTFCPRRLYSVSCSGNSVGMVIYRGKRSVD